Proteins from a single region of Rhodovibrio salinarum DSM 9154:
- a CDS encoding SMEK domain-containing protein, which yields MLTRGHLIGQIVDDLAGIDAQAKQRARLHLFDIHTHIEDFAKEVLNRALGLGLSNLNAEHSNNPGLDLGDSTSGWAFQVTADKSGAKVKETLEKIDADQRVKYTNIRVLVIGEKQGSYTFTGEPYASFGFTPHMVWDFNDVCGRIMSLSIDKLVDLQGYISRETRRVRIELEIPDEEGRFPTSIDNLIEALPRPQLSGAAKIEAHFEAKGTPIDRTEAEKAIAELSHRLSALPRLTREVFKFLLERRDERSTGFDDSFRVSDPKLRRIYHGDDLDGDLALLSEASLLSINEPDNHGEAYYWRIHFPGAGDCFHLTFIEYVEDLKLDLRKPLVTLDFSDF from the coding sequence ATGCTAACGCGAGGACACCTGATCGGCCAGATCGTCGACGACCTGGCGGGGATCGACGCCCAAGCCAAGCAGCGCGCGCGCCTTCACCTCTTCGATATACACACCCATATCGAGGATTTCGCAAAAGAGGTATTGAATCGGGCTCTCGGCCTCGGTCTGTCCAATCTCAATGCTGAGCATTCGAACAATCCTGGCCTCGATCTCGGTGATTCGACAAGCGGTTGGGCCTTTCAAGTCACTGCCGACAAGTCAGGCGCGAAGGTTAAGGAGACATTGGAGAAGATCGACGCTGACCAACGGGTGAAGTACACGAACATCCGCGTGCTCGTGATCGGAGAGAAGCAGGGCTCATACACCTTTACCGGCGAGCCTTATGCAAGCTTCGGCTTTACCCCCCACATGGTCTGGGATTTCAATGACGTTTGCGGCCGGATAATGTCGCTCTCGATCGACAAGCTGGTCGATCTTCAGGGCTACATTTCGCGCGAGACGCGCCGTGTTCGGATAGAGCTTGAGATCCCGGATGAGGAGGGCCGGTTTCCGACGAGCATTGACAACCTGATCGAGGCTCTGCCGCGCCCGCAGCTTTCTGGTGCCGCAAAGATCGAAGCGCACTTCGAGGCCAAGGGCACGCCGATCGACCGTACCGAAGCGGAGAAGGCGATTGCCGAGCTGAGCCACCGATTGTCTGCTCTGCCGCGCCTGACTCGAGAAGTGTTCAAGTTCCTTCTCGAGCGGAGGGACGAGCGCTCGACGGGTTTCGATGACAGCTTCCGCGTCAGCGATCCTAAACTCCGTCGGATATACCATGGGGACGACCTTGACGGTGATCTAGCACTTCTGTCGGAGGCTAGTCTTCTGAGCATCAACGAGCCGGATAATCATGGTGAGGCCTATTACTGGCGTATCCACTTTCCTGGTGCCGGCGACTGCTTCCACCTTACGTTCATTGAATATGTAGAAGACCTGAAGCTCGATTTGCGCAAGCCTCTTGTCACACTAGACTTCTCCGACTTCTAA
- a CDS encoding RidA family protein encodes MAGTVETRMQDKGIELPQVTTPQGAYLPYVISGNLVFMAGQLPMLNGEIQVKGKLGDDVSLEDGQKAARICGLNLIAQLRQALGGDLDRVVRVVKLTGFVNAVPDYEGQPKVINGVSDLMAEVFGDSGAHARAAVGAGSLPLGVAVEVEGIFEIK; translated from the coding sequence ATGGCCGGGACGGTCGAGACGCGCATGCAGGATAAGGGGATCGAGCTGCCGCAGGTGACGACGCCGCAGGGCGCCTATCTGCCTTACGTGATCAGCGGCAACCTGGTGTTCATGGCCGGCCAGCTGCCGATGCTGAACGGCGAGATCCAGGTCAAGGGCAAGCTGGGCGACGACGTCAGCCTAGAAGACGGTCAGAAGGCGGCACGCATCTGCGGGCTCAACCTGATCGCCCAATTGCGCCAGGCACTCGGCGGCGACCTGGACCGCGTGGTTCGGGTCGTGAAGCTGACCGGCTTCGTCAACGCCGTGCCGGACTACGAGGGCCAGCCGAAGGTGATCAACGGCGTCTCCGACCTGATGGCCGAGGTGTTCGGGGACTCCGGCGCCCACGCCCGCGCGGCGGTCGGCGCCGGGTCGCTGCCGCTCGGCGTCGCCGTCGAGGTCGAGGGCATCTTCGAGATCAAGTAG
- a CDS encoding DUF2867 domain-containing protein, producing MDHRRYRSYRRFRYSAGGAAQTRASQQALFDVVSDIGGENRYYTLNALWTVRELMDAALGGNGLRHARPHDRELRPGDRIDSWEVLDVVAPTHLALIFGMRAPGRGVLAFDIDATRRTNRLTATAYWEPDGLAGVLYWRAMQPAHLVLFDRLTQEICRRALDAEHGSGTHHPHTAASS from the coding sequence ATGGATCATCGCCGATACAGGAGCTATCGCCGCTTCCGCTACAGCGCCGGCGGTGCCGCGCAGACGCGCGCATCGCAGCAGGCGCTTTTCGACGTCGTCTCGGATATCGGCGGGGAGAACCGCTACTACACCCTGAACGCGCTCTGGACGGTACGCGAGTTGATGGACGCGGCGCTGGGCGGGAATGGGCTGCGCCACGCGCGCCCGCATGACCGGGAGCTTCGCCCGGGCGACCGGATCGACAGCTGGGAAGTGCTGGACGTCGTCGCGCCGACGCATCTGGCGCTGATCTTCGGCATGCGGGCGCCGGGGCGCGGCGTGCTGGCCTTCGATATCGACGCAACGCGTCGGACGAACCGCCTGACCGCAACCGCCTATTGGGAGCCGGACGGCCTCGCCGGCGTGCTGTACTGGCGGGCGATGCAGCCCGCACACCTGGTCCTGTTCGACCGCCTGACGCAGGAGATCTGCCGGCGCGCGCTGGACGCCGAGCACGGCTCAGGCACGCACCATCCCCACACCGCCGCCTCGTCCTGA
- a CDS encoding IS630 family transposase — protein MSGRVADAVVLSDEEQVFLEAQVRRHKAARSLSDRCRMILLCAQGLQSKEVANRLGVHEHTVGKWRRRFVKDRIEGLTDEHRPGRPRTVSDDQVADVIERTLHTTPRDATHWSIRTMAAESGLSHTTIRRIWTAFGLQPHRSETFKLSTDPLFVDKVQDIVGLYMSPPNRAIVLCVDEKSQIQALDREQPVLPMAPGVAERRTHTYIRYGTTSLFAALDIATGAVIGKCYKRHRTTEFLDFLKKVDAAVPKGPDVHLVMDNYATHKAPSIKAWLARRPHWHVHFTPTSASWINQVERWFAELTRKQLQRGVHRSTTELEADIAAFIKAHNENPKPYKWVKSADEILAAVKRFCQRTEQTLCAEL, from the coding sequence ATGTCAGGTCGGGTGGCGGATGCAGTTGTTCTGAGTGACGAGGAGCAGGTTTTTCTCGAAGCGCAGGTTCGTCGGCATAAGGCGGCACGGTCGCTTTCGGATCGCTGCCGAATGATCCTTCTCTGTGCTCAGGGTTTGCAGAGTAAGGAAGTCGCGAACCGGCTCGGTGTGCATGAGCACACGGTTGGAAAGTGGCGCAGACGGTTCGTGAAGGACCGGATCGAGGGCCTCACGGACGAACATCGCCCCGGCCGGCCGCGCACAGTTTCGGACGACCAGGTTGCCGATGTGATCGAGCGCACGCTGCACACCACGCCCAGGGACGCCACCCACTGGTCGATCCGAACCATGGCCGCCGAGAGCGGGCTGTCGCACACCACGATCCGGCGGATCTGGACAGCCTTCGGCCTGCAGCCACACCGGAGCGAGACGTTCAAGCTCTCGACCGATCCCCTATTCGTCGACAAGGTGCAGGACATCGTCGGCCTTTACATGTCGCCGCCGAACCGGGCCATTGTGTTGTGCGTGGACGAAAAATCCCAGATCCAGGCGCTGGATCGCGAGCAACCGGTGCTGCCGATGGCGCCGGGTGTCGCCGAGCGGCGAACCCACACATACATTCGCTATGGCACCACGTCACTCTTTGCTGCGCTCGACATCGCCACAGGGGCGGTGATCGGGAAATGTTACAAGCGCCACCGGACGACAGAGTTCCTGGACTTTCTCAAGAAGGTCGATGCTGCCGTGCCGAAGGGGCCGGACGTGCATCTGGTGATGGATAACTACGCCACCCACAAGGCACCGAGCATCAAGGCCTGGTTGGCACGCCGCCCGCACTGGCACGTCCACTTCACCCCCACATCGGCAAGCTGGATCAACCAGGTCGAACGTTGGTTCGCGGAACTGACCCGCAAGCAGTTGCAACGCGGCGTTCACCGCTCGACCACCGAACTGGAAGCCGATATCGCTGCCTTCATCAAGGCGCATAACGAAAATCCAAAACCCTACAAATGGGTCAAATCCGCCGACGAAATACTCGCCGCCGTCAAGCGGTTCTGCCAGCGAACGGAGCAAACCCTATGCGCCGAACTTTAG
- a CDS encoding glutathione S-transferase family protein: MLTLYGRPNSLNVQKAMWAIGELGLAHERIDIGRGHREEGGTPWFRALNPNGKVPVLVDGDRVIWESNAIVRYLAAQYDPGGLWPETAGERGEADQWMDWQQTALLSSFNPAFWQLIRTPEADRDLDLVARCEAASDQAFSLLDQALEARAFISGDRLTMGDIPLGVCAYRWYQLPMRRCDLPNVAAWYARLTERPAFRQHVMIPLT, encoded by the coding sequence ATGCTGACGCTCTACGGCCGACCGAACTCGCTCAACGTGCAGAAGGCGATGTGGGCGATTGGCGAACTCGGTCTCGCCCACGAGCGAATCGACATCGGCCGCGGCCACCGGGAGGAAGGCGGCACACCATGGTTCCGCGCGCTCAACCCCAACGGCAAGGTGCCGGTGCTGGTCGACGGGGACCGGGTGATCTGGGAGTCCAACGCGATCGTGCGCTACCTGGCCGCGCAGTACGATCCGGGCGGCCTGTGGCCTGAAACCGCCGGCGAGCGCGGCGAGGCGGACCAGTGGATGGACTGGCAGCAGACCGCCCTGTTGTCGTCGTTCAATCCAGCTTTCTGGCAACTGATCCGGACGCCAGAAGCCGACCGCGACCTGGATTTGGTCGCCCGCTGCGAGGCCGCATCCGACCAGGCCTTTTCGCTCCTGGATCAGGCGCTTGAGGCGCGCGCCTTCATCTCGGGCGACCGCCTCACCATGGGCGACATCCCGCTCGGCGTCTGCGCCTACCGCTGGTACCAGTTGCCGATGCGCCGATGTGACCTGCCGAACGTCGCCGCCTGGTATGCCCGTCTGACGGAGCGGCCGGCGTTCCGCCAGCACGTGATGATCCCACTAACCTGA
- the rpmG gene encoding 50S ribosomal protein L33, with translation MAKPTTQQIKLVSTADTGYFYVTKKNTRATTEKLQLKKYDPKARKHVIFKESKMK, from the coding sequence ATGGCCAAGCCAACCACGCAGCAGATCAAGCTCGTGAGCACCGCCGATACCGGCTACTTCTATGTGACCAAGAAGAACACGCGCGCGACCACGGAAAAGCTTCAGCTGAAGAAGTACGATCCGAAGGCGCGCAAGCACGTGATCTTCAAGGAATCCAAGATGAAGTAA
- a CDS encoding S41 family peptidase codes for MAFRLGNRRNLPPQDVAETMQTDGPCAPLRTRLSQRLQQGLGRTARAGAISLALFLVAAAGMDQRAIGSDYNAYQASRLFAAGYNDISKIYIEDVALPPLVLDGLRALRSLDDGFAVARRDGELVVQVDGHRVGSYHVPAPRDTDAWGAVTAGVIDLALRSSSDLSGHSAEDLYARVFDGVLDRLDGYSRYAGADAAQQNRASRDGFGGIGARVQASKQGIEVLSVRSGSPAASMGLTAGDIIVAIDGSPTTALSQRQAIDRLRGQVDSRLTLTVNPKTGSSTRTLRLRRAHIVPQTVKAHAEGRLAVIEISGFNQDTTHSLEQAINALNAEMGEHLAGYVLDLRGNPGGLLDQAVDVADLFVRHGRLVSTHGRHPDSHQYFTARPDDVGDDRPLVVLVDSGSASAAEIVAAAIQDNRRGVIVGSLTYGKGTVQTVLRLPNRGELTLTWARFHAPSGYALSGRGVTPDVCTSRSPDPTLDAVLAELSDLTQRRSRADAQLSGRGDLPNDTAATVDCPSRPAGSPTDMAVARRLLTDRTLYRSASADAPAIAQAAR; via the coding sequence ATGGCGTTCAGACTGGGCAATCGGCGAAATCTGCCACCGCAGGATGTCGCGGAGACCATGCAAACCGATGGGCCCTGCGCGCCCCTACGAACGCGGCTGAGCCAACGCCTGCAACAGGGTTTGGGGCGCACCGCGCGCGCGGGCGCAATCTCGCTCGCCCTGTTCCTGGTCGCCGCTGCTGGCATGGACCAGCGCGCGATCGGCAGCGACTACAATGCCTATCAGGCCAGTCGCCTGTTCGCTGCCGGCTATAACGACATCTCCAAGATCTATATCGAGGATGTAGCGCTGCCGCCGCTCGTGCTCGATGGCCTGCGTGCCTTGCGCAGCCTGGACGACGGCTTCGCCGTCGCCCGGCGCGATGGTGAACTGGTCGTACAGGTCGACGGCCACCGGGTCGGCAGCTACCACGTGCCCGCCCCGCGCGACACCGATGCTTGGGGCGCCGTGACCGCCGGCGTGATCGACCTTGCCCTGCGGTCGTCGAGCGATCTGTCCGGGCACAGCGCAGAAGATCTGTACGCGCGGGTATTCGACGGTGTGCTGGATCGCCTGGACGGCTATTCCCGCTACGCCGGCGCCGACGCCGCGCAGCAGAATCGCGCCAGCCGCGATGGCTTCGGCGGAATCGGCGCGCGCGTCCAAGCCAGCAAGCAGGGCATCGAGGTTCTGTCGGTGCGCAGCGGCAGCCCGGCGGCCAGCATGGGACTCACGGCCGGCGACATCATCGTGGCGATCGACGGCAGCCCGACCACCGCGCTCAGCCAACGCCAAGCGATCGACCGCCTGCGCGGTCAGGTCGACAGCCGGCTAACGCTCACTGTGAACCCCAAAACGGGCTCCAGCACGCGTACCCTGCGTCTACGCCGGGCCCACATCGTCCCCCAGACGGTGAAGGCACACGCCGAAGGTCGCCTGGCGGTGATCGAAATCAGTGGCTTCAACCAGGACACCACGCATTCGCTGGAACAGGCGATCAATGCGTTGAACGCGGAAATGGGCGAACACTTGGCCGGCTACGTGCTCGATCTGCGCGGCAACCCAGGCGGGCTACTCGATCAGGCCGTCGACGTCGCGGACCTGTTCGTGCGCCATGGCCGGCTGGTCTCGACCCACGGGCGGCATCCGGACAGCCATCAGTACTTCACCGCCCGCCCGGACGACGTTGGCGACGACCGTCCGCTGGTGGTGCTGGTCGACAGCGGCTCCGCCTCCGCCGCGGAGATCGTCGCGGCAGCGATTCAGGACAACCGCCGCGGGGTCATCGTCGGATCACTGACCTATGGCAAGGGGACAGTCCAGACCGTCCTGCGCCTACCGAACCGGGGCGAGCTGACCCTGACCTGGGCCCGCTTCCACGCGCCCTCCGGCTACGCGCTTTCCGGACGCGGGGTCACCCCGGACGTGTGCACCAGCCGTTCGCCGGACCCCACGCTAGACGCCGTGTTGGCCGAGTTGAGCGACCTGACGCAACGGCGCAGCCGTGCTGACGCCCAACTCTCCGGGCGCGGCGACCTGCCCAATGATACCGCCGCCACGGTCGACTGCCCCAGCCGGCCGGCCGGCTCCCCCACCGACATGGCCGTCGCCCGGCGTCTGCTGACCGATCGCACGCTCTATCGTAGCGCCAGCGCAGACGCCCCGGCGATCGCCCAGGCTGCACGGTAA
- a CDS encoding SAM-dependent methyltransferase, producing the protein MPQFDDAAHFWDGRYAEDNYLFGTEPNAFLAREGWRLPGRGHALAVADGEGRNGVWLAQQGLDVISIDISARGVEKAKALAAARGVTLDLRLADITTFDMGEGAFDAVVAIFIQFAPPGTREELFARMVRALKPGGLLFLQGYRPEQVDYGTGGPPQREHMYTMDLLHAQFGQLEWLHSDSYDARMREGSGHDGLSALIELVARKPA; encoded by the coding sequence ATGCCGCAGTTCGACGATGCCGCGCATTTCTGGGACGGCCGCTATGCCGAGGACAACTACCTGTTCGGGACCGAGCCGAACGCCTTCCTGGCGCGCGAGGGATGGCGGTTGCCGGGCCGCGGACACGCCCTCGCGGTGGCCGATGGTGAAGGCCGCAATGGCGTGTGGCTGGCCCAGCAGGGCCTGGACGTGATCAGTATCGACATCTCAGCACGCGGGGTGGAGAAAGCGAAAGCGCTGGCCGCGGCCCGCGGGGTCACGCTCGACCTGCGGCTGGCCGACATCACCACCTTCGACATGGGCGAGGGGGCGTTCGACGCTGTGGTGGCGATCTTCATCCAGTTTGCCCCGCCAGGTACGCGGGAGGAGCTGTTCGCCCGCATGGTCCGGGCGCTCAAGCCGGGCGGGCTCTTGTTCCTGCAGGGCTACCGGCCGGAGCAGGTCGACTACGGCACGGGCGGTCCGCCGCAGCGGGAGCATATGTACACGATGGATCTGCTGCACGCGCAGTTCGGTCAGTTGGAGTGGCTGCACAGCGACAGCTACGATGCCCGGATGCGTGAAGGCAGCGGCCACGATGGCTTGTCCGCGCTGATCGAGCTGGTGGCGCGCAAGCCGGCGTAA
- a CDS encoding ISAs1 family transposase: MDQAPPRDSLRLLLQHFSRVEDPRDPWRVRFQLSELLFLVTSATIAGCDDYDEIVAWGDSHVAFLRQHGEFYFGVPKEDWLRTVMNRIDPALFEAAFMAWVADLRPDGPEVVALDGKTLRRSHDTNAAQAALHLVSAWASNERLVLAQEAVPDKANETAAIRAILGRLPVNGALVTVDAIGATPAVAAAIQEAGADYVVALKANQPSLHAEADLFFTDPASAGLPSLEVVDKDHGRLETRTYRVCHDIAWLGGNRRYPGEPRFPGLACLIQTTTRSEKAGHVSEQIRYYLSSAKLTPERAAQAIRGHWGIESLHWVLDVTFKEDLSRLRRGHGAKNMALVRRFAFNILRRGKDKNSLKTARKIAGWNTDYLQKILTSAAR; encoded by the coding sequence ATGGATCAGGCGCCGCCCCGCGATAGTCTGCGCCTCTTGTTGCAGCACTTCAGCCGGGTCGAGGATCCCCGCGATCCGTGGCGGGTTCGCTTCCAGCTGTCGGAGCTGTTGTTCCTGGTGACCAGCGCCACCATCGCTGGATGCGATGACTACGACGAGATCGTGGCTTGGGGCGACAGCCACGTGGCGTTCCTGCGCCAACACGGAGAGTTCTACTTCGGCGTGCCCAAGGAGGACTGGCTGCGAACTGTGATGAACCGGATCGATCCCGCGCTGTTCGAGGCGGCGTTCATGGCCTGGGTGGCCGACTTGCGGCCAGATGGCCCCGAGGTCGTCGCGCTCGACGGCAAGACGTTGCGGCGCAGCCACGATACCAATGCCGCCCAGGCGGCGCTTCATCTGGTCTCCGCCTGGGCGTCCAACGAGCGCCTCGTCCTGGCGCAGGAAGCCGTGCCGGACAAAGCCAACGAGACCGCAGCGATCCGCGCCATTTTGGGGCGCCTGCCGGTCAACGGCGCTTTGGTCACTGTGGACGCGATCGGCGCCACGCCCGCGGTCGCCGCCGCGATCCAGGAGGCCGGAGCGGATTACGTCGTCGCGCTCAAGGCCAACCAGCCCAGCCTACACGCGGAGGCCGACCTCTTCTTCACCGACCCCGCCAGCGCCGGGCTGCCCAGTCTGGAGGTCGTCGACAAGGACCATGGCCGGCTGGAAACCCGGACCTACCGGGTCTGCCATGATATCGCGTGGCTCGGCGGCAACCGGCGCTATCCCGGCGAACCGCGGTTTCCCGGCCTGGCCTGCCTGATCCAGACGACCACTCGCAGCGAGAAGGCCGGCCACGTCAGCGAGCAGATCCGGTACTACCTCTCCTCTGCCAAACTCACCCCCGAGCGCGCCGCCCAGGCGATCCGCGGCCACTGGGGGATCGAGAGTCTGCACTGGGTGCTCGACGTGACCTTCAAGGAGGACCTCTCACGCCTGCGCCGCGGGCACGGCGCCAAGAACATGGCGCTGGTCAGGCGCTTCGCCTTCAACATCCTGCGACGCGGCAAAGACAAAAACTCCCTGAAAACCGCCCGGAAAATCGCCGGCTGGAACACCGACTACCTCCAGAAGATCCTCACCTCTGCCGCCCGTTAA
- the rnr gene encoding ribonuclease R, translating into MAHHKAKGQPSGELPTREQLVHYIETSETPVEKRELVRAFGLKGAQRAWLKDMLRDLEEEGLVERGEKRTWQSVGALPEVTVIEVTGRDPDGELLGRPANWQREAEPPHIYIQPERGGHPTLEAGMRVLARLKREADGTYDARTIRVLGGPPKRVLGIIEAGGFLRPTDKRAKGDFVLRKGDLADAQVGEFVLCRIKPSHKRAGGGATEVLVEERLGHVDSPRAVSLIAIHEHDIPTDFPDAAIDQANQAKAITPAGRTDLRDVPLITIDGADAKDFDDAVYAQADTAEDNPGGYRIIVAIADVAHYVRSGSALDKTAYQRGNSVYFPDRVVPMLPEALSNGWCSLRPHEDRGCLAVEMRIDRDGHFKGKHRFMRAIMRSSARLTYEQVQAAKDGQTSELTAPLLEPVIEPLYGAFHALLRNRQQRGTLDLDLPEKQVVVNDQGEVTGIEARERLDAHRLIEEFMIAANVAAAQTLERKQAPCMYRVHTPPDEDKVDALRETLKSYGINLAKDQSARPEAFGRVLEQVKGRAEAPMLNQMVLRCQSQAYYSPDNEGHFGLALDRYAHFTSPIRRYADLLVHRALIDALQLGEDGLRPGESDQFEEIGEHISATERRAQRAEYDAIDRFTAAFLKEQVGAQFQGRVGGVTRFGLFVTLTETGADGLVPINTLPNDFYKHEESRHRLVGERWGRVYRLGDKVRVRLTEADPITGGIVLEMVEVIATASGDKPEDEPVTPGGPGKGQRRHAARTGKTAREADKKKKAATKKAKKAGGPPSSNKASQKKTSPKTAGDRPAAKSGKPKKTGKPARKANAKPKM; encoded by the coding sequence TTGGCGCACCATAAAGCCAAAGGACAGCCGTCCGGCGAGCTGCCCACGCGCGAACAACTGGTCCACTACATCGAGACCAGCGAAACCCCCGTTGAGAAGCGCGAACTGGTCCGCGCCTTCGGCCTGAAAGGCGCACAGCGCGCCTGGCTGAAGGACATGCTGCGCGACCTGGAAGAAGAAGGCCTGGTCGAGCGCGGCGAAAAGCGCACCTGGCAATCCGTCGGCGCCCTGCCCGAAGTCACGGTGATCGAGGTGACCGGGCGCGATCCCGACGGCGAATTGCTGGGACGTCCAGCAAATTGGCAGCGCGAAGCGGAACCGCCGCACATCTATATCCAACCCGAACGCGGCGGCCATCCGACACTTGAGGCCGGCATGCGGGTGCTTGCGCGCCTCAAGCGGGAAGCCGACGGCACCTATGACGCACGCACGATCCGCGTGCTCGGGGGGCCGCCGAAACGGGTGCTCGGCATCATCGAAGCGGGTGGTTTCCTGCGCCCCACCGACAAGCGGGCGAAGGGCGATTTCGTCTTGCGCAAAGGCGATCTGGCCGACGCCCAGGTCGGTGAATTCGTGCTCTGCCGGATCAAGCCCAGCCACAAACGCGCCGGCGGCGGCGCCACCGAAGTGCTGGTCGAGGAACGTCTGGGTCACGTCGACAGCCCCCGGGCGGTCAGCCTGATCGCGATCCACGAACACGACATTCCGACCGACTTCCCTGACGCGGCGATCGACCAAGCCAATCAGGCCAAGGCCATCACACCGGCCGGCCGCACCGACCTGCGCGATGTCCCGCTGATCACGATCGACGGCGCGGACGCCAAGGACTTCGACGACGCGGTCTATGCCCAGGCAGACACGGCCGAGGATAATCCAGGCGGCTACCGGATCATCGTCGCGATCGCCGACGTGGCGCACTACGTCCGTTCCGGCAGTGCGCTCGACAAGACCGCTTACCAGCGCGGCAACTCCGTCTACTTCCCCGACCGCGTCGTGCCGATGCTGCCCGAGGCGCTGTCGAACGGCTGGTGCTCCCTGCGCCCGCACGAGGACCGCGGTTGCCTGGCGGTCGAGATGCGGATCGACCGGGACGGCCACTTCAAGGGCAAGCACCGCTTCATGCGCGCCATCATGCGCTCGTCCGCGCGCCTGACCTACGAACAGGTGCAGGCGGCCAAGGATGGCCAGACCTCGGAGCTGACCGCCCCGCTCCTGGAGCCGGTGATCGAGCCGCTGTACGGCGCCTTCCATGCCTTGCTGCGCAACCGCCAGCAGCGCGGCACCCTCGACCTCGACCTGCCCGAGAAGCAGGTGGTGGTGAACGACCAGGGCGAGGTCACCGGGATCGAGGCGCGCGAGCGGCTGGACGCGCACCGCCTGATCGAGGAATTCATGATCGCGGCCAACGTGGCCGCCGCCCAGACGCTGGAGCGCAAGCAGGCGCCTTGCATGTATCGCGTCCACACCCCGCCGGACGAGGACAAGGTGGACGCCCTGCGCGAGACGCTGAAGAGCTACGGCATCAACCTTGCCAAGGACCAGTCGGCCCGGCCGGAGGCGTTCGGCCGCGTGCTGGAACAGGTGAAGGGGCGGGCCGAGGCGCCGATGCTGAACCAGATGGTTCTACGCTGCCAGTCGCAGGCCTACTACTCGCCGGACAACGAAGGGCATTTCGGCCTCGCGCTCGACCGCTACGCTCACTTCACCTCGCCGATCCGCCGCTATGCCGACCTGCTGGTCCATCGCGCGCTGATCGACGCGCTACAGCTGGGCGAAGATGGCCTGCGCCCGGGCGAATCCGACCAGTTCGAGGAGATCGGCGAGCACATCTCCGCAACCGAGCGCCGGGCGCAGAGGGCGGAATACGACGCGATCGACCGGTTCACCGCCGCCTTCCTGAAGGAGCAGGTCGGCGCGCAGTTCCAGGGCCGCGTGGGCGGCGTCACCCGGTTCGGCCTGTTCGTCACCCTGACCGAAACCGGCGCCGACGGACTGGTGCCGATCAACACCCTGCCCAACGACTTCTACAAGCACGAGGAATCCCGCCACCGCCTGGTCGGCGAGCGCTGGGGGCGGGTTTACCGGCTCGGCGACAAGGTGCGTGTGCGCCTGACCGAGGCCGATCCGATCACGGGCGGCATCGTGTTGGAGATGGTCGAGGTGATCGCCACCGCCTCCGGTGACAAGCCGGAGGACGAGCCGGTCACCCCTGGTGGTCCCGGCAAGGGCCAGCGCCGCCATGCCGCGCGCACCGGCAAAACCGCGCGCGAGGCCGACAAGAAAAAGAAAGCGGCCACGAAAAAGGCGAAGAAGGCCGGTGGACCCCCGTCCTCAAACAAGGCATCGCAGAAGAAGACGTCTCCGAAAACTGCCGGTGACAGGCCTGCAGCCAAGTCGGGCAAGCCGAAAAAGACCGGCAAGCCGGCCCGCAAGGCCAATGCCAAGCCGAAGATGTAG